Within Palaemon carinicauda isolate YSFRI2023 chromosome 14, ASM3689809v2, whole genome shotgun sequence, the genomic segment atatatatatatatatatatatatatatatatatatatatatatataccaagattaTATAGTTCACTAGTCTTTGTGTAATCCGAAGAATAATAGTATAATGTTTCATATATACAACGTATGCAATTCAACGTAGAGTAATGTAAATTATAAGTAATTTGTTTCAAATATCTAATGTGTGGCAGTTTTTATTTGCCTGATATGCTTTCACATTGGGGTCTCTTAAGACAGACGTCTGTAACTGGGAAACAGTCACCAGCCTAGCTCATCAATGAACACACGAATACAATGTCTTATACTAATATCGGTTATGTTCATGATAAACCTGTTTGCCGATGAGCTTATTCAAAGGATGTTAAACTCATTTCAGGTCTCACGAAAAAAACCTTTACCAACGCTATTATTGGctacaggaaaaaataaaaaatctcttcACACATACATTAGAGGACTTTATTTTACAATATGCACATTAATCAAAGAATTGAAACGTTTGGCGCATTAAAGATACTATTATGTATTTACAAGTTAAGGTTTGCAATTTACTTCCTATTTTTAACTGTGAGTGAAAAATCGAAACTTTCCAGGTTTCTGTACGTTTAGATAAACAAATAGCAATTGGTCACTACACTTTCCAAAATTTGTTTTCTGTGCATTTTGTAATGAAAGGAACGACGCTTCAAAGGGACACTGTCTAAAAAGAAAGCAGAGTTACTGAGATTGAGAACAAATAAAAGGAAGAGATAAAGTAATAGAATATAGCAGCGTTTCGTAAACATAAATGCGGGTTTCATTACCATTGCACAACAGGAAGAAACGTTTGAAATAATCTCCAACACTTTACTTCGTGATTTCACACTATTCAGTGGAAATATTTTCCAAATATGTTTCATATCTACTAAGTTTATTACTGCAACGGTTGCTATTCGCTTttgataaaacatacatacatgacTCAATAACAAATAAAGTTATTCGATCTTTGGATTAACTGTCAAATGAATTAAACAAGTGGAAtacagatacattttttttttttttaccaacgctTGGAAATGAGAGGCAAGTCCACTACTATATTTAAGATTTTCTTCTGTATCATTAAAATAGCTGTAAAATTTACAAAAGCTAGTAATCAAAAGTAAACAGTCATAAACACTTGGAACACATAGCTCACGAGATGGCAAAGGTGAACTTTCCAGATTCTAattttgttcaggaattgtcaaggTATCAGATTTTATTTTATTGCGATGCCACAAACAGAGTAAATGAAAGGAAATGGATGAGTTGTCTACTGCCTTGCGTCATTGTTGAACTACTTAAATATTTTTACCTGGTCAtgtgatatttgacctctttatCACGATATATGCATTggaatattttccttgttggcAATGATACTTATTAAAGAAGCAATGAGAAGGAAATAACGACCTTGCTCGTAATTCCGCTTCCAAGATTATAATGTAAAGCATTTCTGGTAACTACGAAAGAGTTGGTTTGTTCCTAAATAAAATACAGGTTCTGAAACACCAGCCATGACCAATGGACGGTAGAATTTTATATTTGCTAATCAATCCACGGGAAATATTATGTGATAATAATTCAACTAATTATTGTTGTATCCTTATAACATTTATAAATGATTTTGATCTTCATTTGTGTAAAAGTTTCCTTTAATTTTTATCTCTCGCCTCTTGGCACTAGAGTATATAAATCTTCTACGAACGCATATGTCAGTTGACATGAACGAAAAAACCCATCCTTGTTTAGAATCCTTAAAAAAATATCCTTACCCCATAATTGGTAACTGGGAACGATGCATATCACTAAATGACTAAGGAAATTTCATTTTTGATAAAAGCTGTTTCTTTTAGAGTTGTTCGTGAAACATGGCAGCCTTAAACGTTTAATGACAACTGACAGTAACATCAGTATCAAAAAGAGAATTATGAGCTGTCACACGAGAAAATTCATTTAACCATAAACGCAATTTCAAGCAGAAATAACGCCATTAGCTTCATCGGATCTAATACTCTGAAACTTGTTCAGAAGATCAGGATGGGCTTTGGAATTCTCGAATACCACTGGCGTGATAATCGGTTGGGTGGACTGAACTATTCCCGCTGGTATGACAGGCTCGTTGCCTGCAACCCGTAGATTATGCAAACTAGGCAGCTGATCTGGAAAATGGTGAATATAAACAACATTTTGGTCATTctcgtcatcatcgtcatcgtcatcatcgtcaggTTTCTGCTCAATGGGGTTTGGGAATATTGGGACTTGAGCTGAGTGCTGAATAGCCAGGGATGGTACTGTAAGGGGAACATGAATAGGGATATTTCCAATGAAAGTTGTAAAGGATGAGACAGGTAAAATAGGTCGAATTTGAGCCGTGTGCTGGCTCGCAAAGGCTAGACCAGAAGGGGCAGCTACGGGTACTGGGACGGGCTCTTTCTTATCATGGTTTGGAACTCTGACGTGCGATGTCTGGAAGAAGAGGGAAGGTCCAAACACCATGGCTGGATGTCGAAGGACTTGGACATCATGGCTTTCCCCAGGTTTCCTGAGCTGCAGAATGGCAGCAGTTGGCGCCTGAACATCTCTGATGGCCAGGAATGGTGTGTGGGACACTACGCCAGGAGCAAAACCGAAACTGGGGCGGTAAAGTGCGTCTTCCTCTGGCTTAGCGAGTTTAGTGTCCAAAATCTCATGT encodes:
- the LOC137653589 gene encoding uncharacterized protein gives rise to the protein MGVCIYTVPLSVERSVPQSPRTNRADMWSRVIFVLLVASVRADADAEPVAAADADAEPFLPYVYPRYNHGNSWAAVHFAQPHEILDTKLAKPEEDALYRPSFGFAPGVVSHTPFLAIRDVQAPTAAILQLRKPGESHDVQVLRHPAMVFGPSLFFQTSHVRVPNHDKKEPVPVPVAAPSGLAFASQHTAQIRPILPVSSFTTFIGNIPIHVPLTVPSLAIQHSAQVPIFPNPIEQKPDDDDDDDDDENDQNVVYIHHFPDQLPSLHNLRVAGNEPVIPAGIVQSTQPIITPVVFENSKAHPDLLNKFQSIRSDEANGVISA